TTCCCGTCCACACCATCTTTGATATCTGACCTGGTAAGCTGGTATGCATCAATATATGCAAGTCCGGTGTAGCATTGGAATACAAAAATGTCGCGTCCTACACTGAGTCTTTCTATTGAAAACTGATATGCTTCCAGTTCTGCCAATTCTTTTGCAGAGATAGGCTTCTTTACAATTTTTGTTTTTTTGCCTTTAAAGCTCTTAAATGGATCTTTTTCGATAACTTCTTTGTCAATGGCACGTATTACAATTTTTTTGAAGTTGGCAATGTATTTAAGGGCTGTATTATTGCTGCACTTGCGGACAGATCGAAGGTAAAACTCAAAATCTTTTACGAATTCAAGATCTAAATCGGCAAATTCAAAATCATCAGCATTATACTTGAATTTTATAAATGTGGACACATGATTTTTGGTTATGTTAAACCTCTCTAGGGTTGCGCCGGTATAGCCATTGCCAATCAGTGCCTCCAATTCATTATTATGTTTTTGAAATTCTTCAAGAACTTTTACCCTTGGAGAATTTCTTCCCATGACATGATCCATTATTTTCTGAGAGGTTATTGGTTTTCCGCTGTATAGGATCTCTGTTTTGATGTCATGGATTTTCGTGGTAAGTGAGTCCAAGAAAAAGTTGAGGGATTTTGCATCTTCTTTTGTGCCTATTGCTCTCTCTGTTCTTTTATTCCAGCGTTCAATGTCCCATTGGCGTCTGGTAGATGCTTCTTTTGGGATACCGTCTACGGTAATCCTAAAATAAACGGTTCTAATGTTACTTGCATGGCGGGGTACTTTCAAAAAGAAAATTAGCCCAAAGCTGTTCTCTAGCATAATTCAACTTATTAGATTAGTAAATGTAGAATTATAACCTTATTTAAACAAGATGTAAACGTGCTTAACCCCTTTGATATCGGGACTTAAGGTGGAATTTTGTGGCACACTTTTAAAATCTTAGCCTGTGCCACGAATGCGCCACGAAGATTTTGTTTGTTTTTGAAAATATTGAAAAGCGGTATAAAAGAAGAAACCCTGCAAATCGTCTGATTTGCAGGGTTTTCCGTGAATTTTAGCCTTTTTTGTAAACTTTGAAAAGTCTCATTTTAAGCTCTCAGCGGAGAAAGAGGTTCCTCCTCGATGTATTAAACCCCTAGTAAATACTAGGCTTCGTATGCTATTTAAGAGTCGGCACAGTAAAAAAGTGTACCTCGAAATCTTAACCAATTTCTCAAGTCAAATATAGGTTAAAAACAGCATAAATATACAAAAAAATTATGGAATTTCCAGAGCTTTCAAAATTTAAAATTGATATTTATTTGTCAATTGATGTATTTTGAAGGTATCTTTAGAACATTATTATGGGGGTTTTTGCGTAATTAGAGTTTTGATGATTTCAATCTATTTCAAAATTTTTATTTTATGATTCATGGGAATTCTTTGTGAATGCAAAATATTTTGTTAAGCAAAAAAATAGATTTCAATTTATTATAATATTCTTTTCTGATTCTCCATTATATGCTTATATATCCAGATTTATCTTCTCATAAAAAACCATGAAAAAATATATTCGATTGAAAAGATGTGCAGAGTCTTAAAAGCCAGCCCAAGCAGCTGCCATAATTGGAAGCTGCAGGTTCCATCAGAAAAGACAGAGGAGAACTGCTCTGATAAAAGAAGGAACTGCTTCAATATACTTAATGCTAAAAAGCGGTATGGAAGCCCAAGAATTATCCTTGAACTGCAAAGCCAAGGATATCAGATATCCAGAAAGCTTTAGCTACATACATGAAGCAGTTAGGGCTGCACAGCAAATTGAGCAAAAAATTCAAGGCAGCGGCCAATTCAAAACACAATTATTTTACTGTTCGATATATCCTAAAAAGGGAACCTGAAAAGGCTCGGGTTTTCAGAGATCACCTGTATACAAACAAAGGATGGATTTTTATACCTGCCCATTATTTTAGATGCATTTGACAGAAAGACAGCTGGCTGGAGTTCAAGCAATGGACTAAGCACTAAACAAACTGTATTGAAGGCTTGGGAAAGGCAACCAAGAACAGGACAATTGCAGATGAATTAATATTCCATTCTGACCGAGGGAACAATATTCCAATAAAAAATTTGCAGATCCACTGGACTCTTATAAAATATCACAAGAAGCAGAAGCCGTAAAGGAGACTTCTGAGATAATGATGCCACTGAAAGTTTTTTCAAACCTTTCAAAACGGAATTGGTTGATGGAAGCAAATTGCTTTCTAGAGAACAGATGAAACTTGAAATTTTTGACTCGAGCGTAAGAGAACAGGCGAAGCAATAAATCGAAAATTTGTCACAATAAAAAAAAAGGCATTCGGCTTTGAACCATAAAACAATTGAAGAATTTAATAAACTAACTAATTATAAAAATGCAGCTTAGCCTTTTCTCCAGTTTTTTTTTGCATATCCAATACATTCTTCTATTGCATATAGAACACCAAACGAAATGGAATTATTACACCAGCAAATGAAAAATTAGTAGCGTAAAAAGTCTCCACTTTTTAGTTGCAATTTCAATAGGAATCCAAGCTAAGTTAGAACATCCATTACGCATTTATATGTTTTTTTTTATTAGTTATAATTCCTATCTTATTGTTAATTTTATTTCGTTAAATAACTAATTATAAGCATTTCTATAATTTATTAACTAAGGAAATTTTATGGACTTTGTCCTTAAAAGATTCTAAAATAATTATTGGACTCTGATATAAGCTTTTGTGAAAAAAATAATATCAATGCAAAATTATTTATTTATTTGCTATGCACATTAAGTTTTCGACAGAAAGCAACTGATAGCTGTAGGTCGAAAATATAAGATGTTAAGCTTAATTTAAATGGTCTAATTCAAGCAAATTAATTATTAATAGTCACAGTATATATTTGATGAAATTATATGAAAAGGTGGGTGATGATTTCAGTGACTTTGGGTATTGTTGAGATAATAGCCTGAATTAAGTAAAAATGTTTGCATTAGTGAGAAGATCCCACTAGAGTAAAATAAACTTATATTAGGAAATTTAGTTGCAAAAGGAGAGAAAATTAATCGGAAATATATAACCTGAAGGTATAGATTATTGCGTATGTAAGGAAATTTCTTAACTGAGGACAAAAGTAGTTAAAAGGTTTATATATTATAAAACTAAATAATATCCGCAATATGTCAAAAGTTTGAAGTCGTATTTCTTGTTGTTTTTTAAATGAGCATCGTAAAATGCATTCAAAAACAAGTCGATAGTTGAAGAGTCAAATTCGTAAACATTGTTTTTTATTTTACAACTGTTGTTGCTGTTTTTTCTTTGTGAATAAATATTAAATGGTTGGTAAAGTCTTTTAAATATTTTATAAGTTCTATTTTAAATTGACTTTAGCAGTGTTCCCGTGTTAGATTTCCCCAAATCCTAAGTGATGCGATTTTTATTGATGCGCTTCGATAACAGTTATTGATTATCTCAAGTTTTTACGAGATGATAATTGACCAAAAAGCATACATTGACGTTGTTTCTTACAAGTAAAATATTTAACACTTTTATTGCCGAAATATTTTGTTATAAGCCTTTCAAAAATGCTTTTTGCTAGAAAAATCAAACAATTGATAGGTACAGATTTTTTTGAAATTTTTGTAAAGTTAATTTAGGGCTAGAGCAGTTAAATGCAAATTGGTATGCCCAAAAATGAGGTATAAAATGCATATCTTAAATATTTAGGAATAAAAAAAATATACGGCATTTGAGCACCGTATCGTTTTTTTTTTTTTTTTGCATAAAAATGATTTATAAAAACGGCTGCTTGCCTTCCATGAGTTTTGTTTTGAATACAGGATAGAGGTTGTTTTTTATTGTTGGTTACCCTTTATTACTGCTGATAAATAGTTTGCTTACTGGTCGGGGAAGTTAACAGAGCTCTCCATTGCCTTTTTTACTATAGTATTTATATCTGTTTTAAATGAATTTTTTAGAGAATTAATTAAAGAAGATTTAAAAGTAAAACTTTTATAAAAGAATATTATTTAGGATTATTTATGGAAAAAAACTATTCGTATAAACAAAAAAAAAGTAATTTTAGTAATTTGTTTTTAAGCTTTTTAGTATTAGTAGCTGTTCTTTTTTCTAATGAAAGTACTTATGGGCAGGATTGTTCTTTAAATGCTGGAATACCTATTACAATTTGTGAAAATAGTCCACTGCTTTTAAGTGGTGTAGTGGGAGGCAATATGGTAAGCCATAAGTGGACTCAAATAGCAGGCCCATCGGTGCTTATTCAAGATCCCAATAGTGCTGTAACGTCAGTTTTAGGTGCTGTTGGAGGTAATGTCTACAGATTCCGTTTATCTGGAGTGTGTTCGATAGGAACAACTTCTCAAGATGTTACAATCACGGTCAATCCAATAACAATAGCCAAAGCGGGAACAAATATAGAAGGCTGCCCCGGTACCTATCCGCTGTCAGCGAATTCTCCTTTGAATCCCGGAGAAACAGGAATATGGGTAAAAAATGGCTCAGATAATGCTGGTGTAACAATAAATAATCCAACTTCGCCTAATGCAACAATAACATTATCTTCAAGTGCTGCAGGAAGTACACAATTAAGCTGGAAAATTAGTTCTTCTTCTTGTTCATCATCGTCATCAATAACAGTAACAAATTATGGGGGTGAAGTAATTGCAAATGCGGGTCCTGATCAAACTTTATCAGAATGCTACACCAATACACAGTCTACAATTTTAAATGCATCAATAGGAGGAAATGGAACAGGAAAACAAGAAGGGACATGGTCGTTTGTGTCAGGCCCTGCTGTGCCAACAATTACAAATCCCAATAGTGAAAATGCAGCGGTTTCTGATCTAATAGAAGGTCCTTATGTTTTTAGATGGGCAGTTCAAGGTCCGTGTGTGCTTGGCTCTGACACCGTAACTATTAATGTGCCGCCAGCGACACAAGATGTTACAGATGCAGAAGGAATAAATAGAACTCAATCATTTTGCGATAAGTCAATAACTTCAACAGTTTTACAAGGAAACATTCCCCTGTATGCTGGAGAAACGGTTGAGTGGAGTACAAATTCAGGAGCAACTATAGTTTCTCCAAATAGTTCAACTACACTTATCACAGGATTAGATTTTAACACTAAGGGCACTTATACTTTTATTTACAAAATTAAAGGCAATAGTGAAGTCAATCCAAAATGTGAAACTCAGTCGACTTTTACGGTGCAGTATGTTAGTAGTCCAACTGCGCTTATCTTAAACAATGGTGTTAGTACTGTTGTTCTGCCAGTAAACGTTACTTCCGGAAGCATACCAATGAGTTCTACAGGCGGTAATGACAATCAATATATATATTTGAAAGGCCCGGATGATGTTATGCCTTCTTTAAATTTTGATGAAGGTAATCTTAATTTTTCTAATTTAACAAAAGCGGGAACCTATACTTTCAGAGTTAGAAGATACACAAGTGGCAGTTTTGCTATTGGCTGTTTAGAAGCATTTGCTGATATAAGTATAGTTGTTTCATTAAGTCCTGAACCGTCAAATGCGGGTACAAAAGTTGCTTTACTTTGCGGCGTTACCACAACTCAATTATCAGGTAATAATCCAACCTTGATGACTACGTCAGGCTTGTCTGGTTACTGGTCGCAAGTAAGTGGTCCCAATGTGGCAAGTTTTGATGATATAAAAAAAAATAATCCTAATATAAGTAATTTGATTTCAGGTGTATATGTTTTTAGATGGAATATATCTGGGGGAATAAATGCAATTGACACTTTCAGTGAAACATCAATAACAGTATCGCAGCCGCCTTTTTCAAATGCAGGAGAAACACCTGTTACAGCATGCGCAGGCAGTTATTTTCTTGATGCTGCTCCGTTAATAGAGGGGCAAACTGGACATTGGACGCAGCTTGGGGGGGCTCCAATTGTTACAATTGTAAATCCAGCAAGTCCGCAAACATATATAAATGGAATGTTGCCAGGCGGTACATATACTTTTAGATGGACTGTGACAGCTGCTGGTATAAATTGTACTCCTTCATGGAGTGATGTTGTTGTTAACACTATAGCTACATTTTCGCCGTCTCCTGCTGTGGCAGGATCTGATTTTTGTCTGCCTTCGGGAACAACTAGAACAACATTATCTGCTGCTAATGCTGTTAATGGCACTGGTACTTGGGCCCAAATAGCAGGATCTTCAGTTTCTATTGTAAATCCTAATTCTGCTGATGCAGCAATTGAAGGTTTAACTGATGGTATTTATAAGTTTCAATGGACTACCGCAGCTGATCCACTCAATTCCTCACTTTGCACTAGCTTTTCTGACACTATAACCATAACGGTAGCTGCCGAACCAAAATCTATAGGCGGAACGGATCAAGACGTTTGCGGAAATATAGTTATTATGAATGCAAATGTCCTTACAACAGGTTTAGTAGGAACATGGGTTCAGGTTTCAGGAGATAGTTCCTGGTCTGTTGATGATATAAATAATCCAAAAGCAGTGTTTAGTAATTTAGCAGCTGGAAATTATGTTTTTAAATGGGTAGTTAGAAGAGGAACTTGTGACTCTGATTCCTCTGAGGTAAGTTTTAAAGTAAGTTTACCCCCTACTGTTGCAACGGTATCAACTGGGTCTGTGGATGTATGTGATACAAAGATAAATTTAAACGGAAACACTATAACTTCCGGAGCAGGAACCTGGCAGGTAGTTTCAGGCCCTAATAATCCGGTATTTGCTAATGCAAATATTGGCAATACTGCAGTTTCAGGGCTTACAACAGGAACTTATTTATTAAGATGGTCTAGTACAAATGGTCCAGGTTGCGCAACATCAACAGCAGATTTAACATTAAATGTAAATGCTCCTGCAGACGCCGGACCAGATCAGGTACTTTGTAATGCAACTGAAATTATGTTACAAGGCACAAAAGGATCTACAGGCATCTGGACTGTAAATTCCGGAAATGGTGCAACAATTACACCACTTTCTTCTTCTACAGCAAGAGCAACAATTGTACCCGGAAATAATTATGCGTTTCAATATAGTATATCAAGTGCAGATGCCGGAAGTTGTGGAGCGAGTAGTGATATAATGACAGTAACAAATAGCGCTTTACCTACAACACCTAATGCAGGAATTGACCAGGAAATTTGTTTATCGGAAGGAAATTCAATTACATTAAGTGGTAATTCAATCACTTCAGGAAGTGGTATATGGAGTAAAGTGAGCGGTCCTGTTGGCGGAACAATATCCTCAAATAATTCAAATAGTACAACAGTTATAGGATTAACAGAAGGTTTGTACATTTTTAAATGGACAGCAGGGTATGACAGTTGTAATAATTTAAGTGATGTAATTAGAGTAAATGTGTATGGGCCTCCAAGTGCAGCTGATGCCGGAGCAGATCAAAGTGCTTGTCAGTTAGGCGCCCAGCTTGATGCTGCAGCACCTACAAGTGGCATTGGAACTTGGACGTTAACAGCAGGTCCATCTCTAGATGGAATTATTATCGACAGCCCAAATGATCCAAAATCGACATTATCCTTTTCTAACCCATATTTATTGCCAGTAGGTACTTACACTTTTACATGGACAGTAAAAAATGGTACTATTTGTGCTGTAAGTACAGATACTGTAAATATTACATTTACAGGAGCACCTCCAACACCTGCAAATGCAGGTCCTGACCAGAATTTATGTAATGCTACTACAGCAGTAATGAATGCTAATCCTGTTAACCCGGGAACGGGAACATGGACTCAGGTTTCGGGGCCAACAACAGCTATTTTCTCTAATAGATTTAGCGCACATTCCACTGTATCAGCTTTGACAAATGGAACTTATGAATTTAAATGGTCGAGTTCTAATGGCGCAGGATGTAATCTGGAAGATACGATTCTTGTTACAATTAATCCAGCTATCGCAGCTGTGAATGCAGGTCCGGACCAAATATTAGCAGAATATAGTACTGTGACTATGGCGGCGACTGATCCTGCGCCAAATACAGGCTCATGG
The Flavobacterium humidisoli DNA segment above includes these coding regions:
- a CDS encoding DUF4372 domain-containing protein — encoded protein: MIFLAKSIFERLITKYFGNKSVKYFTCKKQRQCMLFGQLSSRKNLR
- a CDS encoding site-specific integrase, with product MLENSFGLIFFLKVPRHASNIRTVYFRITVDGIPKEASTRRQWDIERWNKRTERAIGTKEDAKSLNFFLDSLTTKIHDIKTEILYSGKPITSQKIMDHVMGRNSPRVKVLEEFQKHNNELEALIGNGYTGATLERFNITKNHVSTFIKFKYNADDFEFADLDLEFVKDFEFYLRSVRKCSNNTALKYIANFKKIVIRAIDKEVIEKDPFKSFKGKKTKIVKKPISAKELAELEAYQFSIERLSVGRDIFVFQCYTGLAYIDAYQLTRSDIKDGVDGKPWIISERQKTNSTAKIPLLPHAARILEKYKDHPLCIKRGTLLPVYSNQKMNGYLKEIAALCGFPFTLNTHMARRTFGSTVTLNNNVPINVVKELLGHSSVKQTEAYAITEQATIGREMSILNEKLDKNKAKISPEDLDALGRLEKEIQMIKKKYHI